Genomic window (Phacochoerus africanus isolate WHEZ1 chromosome 1, ROS_Pafr_v1, whole genome shotgun sequence):
CCACCCCCTTCTTACTCCTCCTCCTGGGGGCCCTCCGGGGTGGGCCAGCGGTTCCCCTGCTCAGTGTGCAGGGCTCCACGGGTGTCTGGTTCCCGCCCCAGAGAGTGAGGATGAGTACAGCGATGACGACGACATGAGCTGGAAGGTGCGCCGGGCGGCGGCCAAGTGCCTGGCAGCCTTGATCGGCTCGCGGCCGGACCTGCTGCATGACTTCCACTGCACCCTGGCGCCTGTGCTTATCCGCCGCTTCAAGGAACGCGAGGAGAATGTTAAGGCCGACGTGTTCGGGGCTTACATCGTGCTGCTGCGGCAGACGCGGCCCCCAAAGGGCTGGCTGGAGGGCGTGGAGGAACCCACCCAGACCGGCAGCAACCTCCACATACTTCGAGGACAGGTgtgcctgcctgcccctccctcctgctccctcctgctcccagcccctccctccttcatcTTCCCAGCGTCCCACCCGCCCCCCCATCCATCCACTGAAGTGTACCTATGAAGCACCTGCTGTGGGCCCCGCACTGTGTACTAAGTGCCAGGACACAGCAAGTGAAGTCCCCATCCCGGGACAAAACGGTCTCAGGGCAGACAGGCAGTAGGGCAGGCAGGGTTCCAGGCCATAGGGTTCAGGTTCACTCTCAGAGCATGGAAGCCACAGAAGGGGAACTGTGAGGTCCTACTTACATTTGGAAAAgttcactctggctgctgtgtggggaATGGATTGTAATGGGCTGGGACCCACAGAAGGCAGCCACAGCTGTTCAGATGAAAGAGTGGGGTCAAAGGGGGTGGAGAGGAACTTTCAGACTTGAGAGGTAGTTTGGGGTTTGCAGATGCAGGTGGAGGGTGAGAGGCAGGGAGGTGCCGTGTGGCTTCTGGGCTCTGTCTAAAGCTTGAAGTACCATCCCCCGAGATGATGAAAGGGGTGTGTCTAGAGTTCTGGACGTGTACCTCTAAGGTCCCTGTTGGATGCCTGAGTCAAGATGTTGGGTGGGCAGTTAGCACAAGAAGTCTGATGTCAGAGATGTAGATCTGGAAGCCATTGCTGCACTGGAATCCAGAATTTGGGGAATGGATGAGCTCATCCCGGGAGAGAATCtagctggggaagggaagggggcctTCCTGAGTGTGGGAATGAGAACCACACTGCCTGGCGACTTTGAGCAAGTTCCTTGAACTCTGCCTGTTTCTGTACAGCAGGCACAGGAATAGTACCAGCCTCAGAGGGTGAGTGTGGTGCCTGGTACGGAAAGGTGGGATGGAGTGCTTTTCCCCACAGGCCTGTGTCTGAGCAAAGCCCCCAGTAGGTTCCTGGGTGGTCAGTGACCTCCCCCTACCTATCCTCAGGTGCCTCTTGTGATCAAGGCCCTTCAGCGGCAGCTTAAAGATCGGAGTATCAGGGCCCGCCAGGGGTGCTTCAGCCTCCTCACCGAGCTGGCGGGTGTCCTCCCGGGCAGCCTGGCAGAACACATGCCCGTGCTGGTAGCAGGTAGGATGGACCAGAACCGGTGTCAGCTCTTCTGGGCCTCTTCCAAAATCCCTAGTCCCCGAGGGTACCCCTGTTCAGCAACCTACAGTGACTCCTACTGCCAAGAGTGAGAAcagggctggggtgcaggccctACTTCCTGGTTTTAAGTGGCTTTCCTGGCCTGTGTTCTCAGCCCTGACCTCTCAGCATCTGCTGCATAAGAGCCCCAGTGCCTGCGTCCAGCTCAGGTGCCTGTGGGTATTCCACACCTGCATCCAGGGAGGGCTGAGCTGGGTCAGGATCTATGGCCCCGTCACCTCTACACCCATCCCACAGGCATTGTCTTCTCACTGGCGGACCGCTCCAGCTCCTCCACCATCCGGATGGATGCCCTGGCCTTCCTGCAGGGGCTGCTGGGCACAGAGCCGGCTGAGGCTTTCCACACCCACCTGCCCACTCTCCTGCCACCTGTGATGGCCTGCGTGGCTGACCCTTTCTACAAGATCGCAGCTGAGGCCCTGCTAGTGCTCCAGGAGCTGGTGAAGGCCCTGTGGCCATTGGACAGGCCTCGGACGCTGGACCCGGAGCCCTACATTGGAGAGATGTCTGCAGCCACCTTGGCCCGGCTTCGTGCTACCGACCTGGACCAGGAGGTGAAGGAGCGGGCCATCTCCTGCATGGGCCACCTTGTGGGCCACCTGGGTGACCGGCTTGGGGATGACCTGGAGCCGTCACTGTTGCTCCTCCTGGACCGTCTGCGGAATGAGATCACCCGGCTTTCCGCCGTCAAGGCGCTGACGCTGGTGGCTGTGTCCCCGCTGCGGATTGATCTGCAGCTCATCCTGGCTGAGGCATTGCCCATCCTGGCCTCGTTCCTGCGCAAGAACCAGCGGGCGCTGCGGCTGGCCACCCTGGCGGCCCTGGATGCCCTGGCCCGGAGCCAGGGCCTCAGCCTCCCACCCCCCGCTGTGCGGACCGTGTTGGCTGAGCTGCCTGCCCTGGTCAGCGAGAGCGACATGCACGTGGCCCAGCTGGCTGTGGACTTCCTCGCCACTGTGACCCATGCCCAGCCGGCCTCATTGGCCGAGGTCAGTGGTCCTGTGCTCtctgagttgctgcagttgcTACGCTCACCCCTGCTGCCGGCTGGTGTGCTGGCAGCCGCCGAAGGCTTCCTGCAGGCTCTGGTGGGGACGCGACCACCGTGCGTGAACTACGCAGAACTCATCAGCCTGCTCACTGCACCTGTTTACAACCAGCCCGTGGACAGCGGGCCTGGCCTGCACAAGCAGGTGTTCCACTCGCTGGCACGGTGTGTGGCAGCCCTTGCAGCAGCCTGTCCCCAGGAGGCAGCAGGCACGGCCAAGCGCCTGGTCTGTGACGCCAAGTCACCCAGCTCCAGCACGGGGGTCAAGGTCCTGGCGTTCCTGTCGCTGGCTGAGGTGGGCCAGGTGGCTGGGCCGGGACCCCAGCGGGAGCTGAAGGCAGTGCTGCTAGAAGCCTTGGGCTCGCCCAGCGAGGATGTGAGGGCAGCCGCCTCCTATGCGCTGGGCCGTGTGGGTGCAGGGAACCTGCCCGacttccttccatttctgctgGGGCAGATTGAGGCTGAGCCCCGGCGGCAGTACCTGCTGCTGCACTCGCTCCGGGAGGCCCTGGGCGCTGCCCCACCTGACAGCCTGAAGCCTTACGCTGAGGACATCTGGGCCTTGCTGTTCCAGCGCTGCGAGGGTGCTGAAGAGGGCACCCGGGGGGTGGTAGCCGAGTGCATCGGAAAGCTGGTCCTTGTGAACCCTCCGTTCCTTCTGCCCCGGTTCCGGAAGCAACTTGCTGCAGGTAGGGGCATGGGATGGGCAGAGGCAGTCCAGGCTGGAGGTAGGTGGTGTGCCCATGTGGCTCATACCAGGTGAGCTTGTTCAGGTGATGGGGCTAAGAATCATGCACGGTGTCAATAAGATTAAAGGCAGAAAAGCTGTTAAAAACAGCGTTTCCTGAGACAAAGGCTTCTTCCTGTGGGACCCTCTGTGATGGAGGGGACAGAATCCTTGGTTTGTCCCTCCAACAGGAAAACTTTTCATGATGCCACTTCTGTAATCCTTGGTGCGGACAGCAGCCTCACGCTCCAGGGGAAGCTTAGTAACAGCGGTTCTCTGAGAGGCCAGAATTGACtgcctgcagcctgcagcctgCAGCTCTCTCTCTTGGCTGGCTTGCACCCAGAGCAAATGTAAATGTAGACTGGGAGTGGATACCAGGCCTGGGCAGACATGGTTGCAGGGGCAGGTTTTATGTTGTGGAGTCAGGATGTTCCAAAGcttagggaggaggaagaggccatGGACTCTGAGAATGAAAAGCCTCAAGCTGGTGGGCTGGAACCCCTGAGGTCAGAGGTGTGTCTTTGACAAAATGCAGGCAAA
Coding sequences:
- the CAND2 gene encoding cullin-associated NEDD8-dissociated protein 2 isoform X1, with translation MSTAAFHISSLLEKMTSSDKDFRFMATSDLMSELQKDSIQLDEDSERKVVKMLLRLLEDKNGEVQNLAVKCLGPLVGKVKEYQVETIVDALCANMRSDKEQLRDIAGIGLKTVLSELPPAATGSGLATNVCRKITGQLTSAIAQQEDVAVQLEALDILSDMLSRLGAPLGAFHASLLHCLLPQLSSPRLAVRKRAVGALGHLAAACSTDLFTELADHLLDRLPGPRAPTSPAALRTVIQCLGSVGRQAGHRLGAHLDRLVPLVEEFCNLDDDELRESCLQAFEAFLRKCPKEMGPHVPNVTSLCLQYIKHDPNYNYDSDEDEEQMETEDSEFSEQESEDEYSDDDDMSWKVRRAAAKCLAALIGSRPDLLHDFHCTLAPVLIRRFKEREENVKADVFGAYIVLLRQTRPPKGWLEGVEEPTQTGSNLHILRGQVPLVIKALQRQLKDRSIRARQGCFSLLTELAGVLPGSLAEHMPVLVAGIVFSLADRSSSSTIRMDALAFLQGLLGTEPAEAFHTHLPTLLPPVMACVADPFYKIAAEALLVLQELVKALWPLDRPRTLDPEPYIGEMSAATLARLRATDLDQEVKERAISCMGHLVGHLGDRLGDDLEPSLLLLLDRLRNEITRLSAVKALTLVAVSPLRIDLQLILAEALPILASFLRKNQRALRLATLAALDALARSQGLSLPPPAVRTVLAELPALVSESDMHVAQLAVDFLATVTHAQPASLAEVSGPVLSELLQLLRSPLLPAGVLAAAEGFLQALVGTRPPCVNYAELISLLTAPVYNQPVDSGPGLHKQVFHSLARCVAALAAACPQEAAGTAKRLVCDAKSPSSSTGVKVLAFLSLAEVGQVAGPGPQRELKAVLLEALGSPSEDVRAAASYALGRVGAGNLPDFLPFLLGQIEAEPRRQYLLLHSLREALGAAPPDSLKPYAEDIWALLFQRCEGAEEGTRGVVAECIGKLVLVNPPFLLPRFRKQLAAGQPHTRSTVITAVKYLISDQPHPIDPLLKSFIGEFMERLQDPDLNVRRATLAFFNSAVHNKPSLVRDLLDDILPLLYQETKIRRDLIREVEMGPFKHTVDDGLDVRKAAFECMYSLLESCLGQLDICEFLNHLEDGLKDHYDIRMLTFIMLARLATLCPVPVLQRVDRLIEPLRATCTAKVKAGSVKQEFEKQDELKRSAMRAVAALLTIPEVGKSPIMADFSSQIRSNPELTTLFESIQKDSASAPSTDSMELS
- the CAND2 gene encoding cullin-associated NEDD8-dissociated protein 2 isoform X2 — encoded protein: MATSDLMSELQKDSIQLDEDSERKVVKMLLRLLEDKNGEVQNLAVKCLGPLVGKVKEYQVETIVDALCANMRSDKEQLRDIAGIGLKTVLSELPPAATGSGLATNVCRKITGQLTSAIAQQEDVAVQLEALDILSDMLSRLGAPLGAFHASLLHCLLPQLSSPRLAVRKRAVGALGHLAAACSTDLFTELADHLLDRLPGPRAPTSPAALRTVIQCLGSVGRQAGHRLGAHLDRLVPLVEEFCNLDDDELRESCLQAFEAFLRKCPKEMGPHVPNVTSLCLQYIKHDPNYNYDSDEDEEQMETEDSEFSEQESEDEYSDDDDMSWKVRRAAAKCLAALIGSRPDLLHDFHCTLAPVLIRRFKEREENVKADVFGAYIVLLRQTRPPKGWLEGVEEPTQTGSNLHILRGQVPLVIKALQRQLKDRSIRARQGCFSLLTELAGVLPGSLAEHMPVLVAGIVFSLADRSSSSTIRMDALAFLQGLLGTEPAEAFHTHLPTLLPPVMACVADPFYKIAAEALLVLQELVKALWPLDRPRTLDPEPYIGEMSAATLARLRATDLDQEVKERAISCMGHLVGHLGDRLGDDLEPSLLLLLDRLRNEITRLSAVKALTLVAVSPLRIDLQLILAEALPILASFLRKNQRALRLATLAALDALARSQGLSLPPPAVRTVLAELPALVSESDMHVAQLAVDFLATVTHAQPASLAEVSGPVLSELLQLLRSPLLPAGVLAAAEGFLQALVGTRPPCVNYAELISLLTAPVYNQPVDSGPGLHKQVFHSLARCVAALAAACPQEAAGTAKRLVCDAKSPSSSTGVKVLAFLSLAEVGQVAGPGPQRELKAVLLEALGSPSEDVRAAASYALGRVGAGNLPDFLPFLLGQIEAEPRRQYLLLHSLREALGAAPPDSLKPYAEDIWALLFQRCEGAEEGTRGVVAECIGKLVLVNPPFLLPRFRKQLAAGQPHTRSTVITAVKYLISDQPHPIDPLLKSFIGEFMERLQDPDLNVRRATLAFFNSAVHNKPSLVRDLLDDILPLLYQETKIRRDLIREVEMGPFKHTVDDGLDVRKAAFECMYSLLESCLGQLDICEFLNHLEDGLKDHYDIRMLTFIMLARLATLCPVPVLQRVDRLIEPLRATCTAKVKAGSVKQEFEKQDELKRSAMRAVAALLTIPEVGKSPIMADFSSQIRSNPELTTLFESIQKDSASAPSTDSMELS
- the CAND2 gene encoding cullin-associated NEDD8-dissociated protein 2 isoform X3, which encodes MRSDKEQLRDIAGIGLKTVLSELPPAATGSGLATNVCRKITGQLTSAIAQQEDVAVQLEALDILSDMLSRLGAPLGAFHASLLHCLLPQLSSPRLAVRKRAVGALGHLAAACSTDLFTELADHLLDRLPGPRAPTSPAALRTVIQCLGSVGRQAGHRLGAHLDRLVPLVEEFCNLDDDELRESCLQAFEAFLRKCPKEMGPHVPNVTSLCLQYIKHDPNYNYDSDEDEEQMETEDSEFSEQESEDEYSDDDDMSWKVRRAAAKCLAALIGSRPDLLHDFHCTLAPVLIRRFKEREENVKADVFGAYIVLLRQTRPPKGWLEGVEEPTQTGSNLHILRGQVPLVIKALQRQLKDRSIRARQGCFSLLTELAGVLPGSLAEHMPVLVAGIVFSLADRSSSSTIRMDALAFLQGLLGTEPAEAFHTHLPTLLPPVMACVADPFYKIAAEALLVLQELVKALWPLDRPRTLDPEPYIGEMSAATLARLRATDLDQEVKERAISCMGHLVGHLGDRLGDDLEPSLLLLLDRLRNEITRLSAVKALTLVAVSPLRIDLQLILAEALPILASFLRKNQRALRLATLAALDALARSQGLSLPPPAVRTVLAELPALVSESDMHVAQLAVDFLATVTHAQPASLAEVSGPVLSELLQLLRSPLLPAGVLAAAEGFLQALVGTRPPCVNYAELISLLTAPVYNQPVDSGPGLHKQVFHSLARCVAALAAACPQEAAGTAKRLVCDAKSPSSSTGVKVLAFLSLAEVGQVAGPGPQRELKAVLLEALGSPSEDVRAAASYALGRVGAGNLPDFLPFLLGQIEAEPRRQYLLLHSLREALGAAPPDSLKPYAEDIWALLFQRCEGAEEGTRGVVAECIGKLVLVNPPFLLPRFRKQLAAGQPHTRSTVITAVKYLISDQPHPIDPLLKSFIGEFMERLQDPDLNVRRATLAFFNSAVHNKPSLVRDLLDDILPLLYQETKIRRDLIREVEMGPFKHTVDDGLDVRKAAFECMYSLLESCLGQLDICEFLNHLEDGLKDHYDIRMLTFIMLARLATLCPVPVLQRVDRLIEPLRATCTAKVKAGSVKQEFEKQDELKRSAMRAVAALLTIPEVGKSPIMADFSSQIRSNPELTTLFESIQKDSASAPSTDSMELS